In one window of Microbacterium sp. PM5 DNA:
- a CDS encoding tryptophan-rich sensory protein, with product MDDSRPTGTDLLRQIVVISTVVFMIIAAMVGTGLFGGTNVRELQGGALDADATVLAPATPAFSIWSVVYVLMIAYTIWQALPGQRARERQRRAGWWIAITAVLNGAWLLTAQFLTLPLTVLAIVLLLVALGATLRVLVHTSAETWSDRLFMDATVGIHLGWVSLATVANITAWLAAEVVAPMDADAQQLWGVIVLVVVALVGIAIAFGTGGRITPALAMSWGLVWIGVARSSGEPHAPAVATAAFVVAAVIMIAAVAAALRRRAVAATIGD from the coding sequence ATGGACGACTCGCGCCCGACCGGAACCGACCTTCTGCGCCAGATCGTGGTCATCTCCACGGTGGTCTTCATGATCATCGCCGCGATGGTGGGCACGGGGCTGTTCGGCGGCACCAATGTGCGTGAGCTGCAGGGCGGGGCGCTGGATGCCGATGCCACCGTGCTCGCGCCGGCGACGCCGGCTTTCTCGATCTGGTCGGTCGTCTACGTGCTGATGATCGCGTACACGATCTGGCAGGCGCTGCCGGGCCAGCGCGCGCGGGAGCGTCAGCGCCGCGCCGGGTGGTGGATCGCCATCACCGCCGTGCTGAACGGCGCGTGGCTGTTGACGGCACAGTTCCTCACCCTTCCGCTGACCGTGCTCGCGATCGTGCTGCTCCTGGTGGCTTTGGGGGCGACGCTGCGCGTCCTCGTCCACACGTCGGCCGAGACGTGGAGCGATCGCCTGTTCATGGACGCGACCGTCGGCATCCATCTCGGGTGGGTGAGCCTGGCCACCGTCGCGAACATCACGGCGTGGCTGGCCGCTGAGGTCGTCGCGCCGATGGACGCCGACGCTCAGCAGCTCTGGGGGGTGATCGTGCTCGTGGTGGTCGCCCTCGTCGGCATCGCGATCGCGTTCGGCACCGGCGGGCGCATCACTCCTGCGCTCGCGATGTCGTGGGGGCTCGTGTGGATCGGTGTGGCGCGCAGCAGCGGTGAGCCGCACGCGCCGGCGGTCGCCACGGCCGCCTTCGTCGTGGCCGCCGTCATCATGATCGCCGCCGTCGCCGCGGCCCTGCGGCGACGGGCGGTGGCCGCGACGATCGGCGATTGA
- a CDS encoding UDP-3-O-(3-hydroxymyristoyl)glucosamine N-acyltransferase, with protein sequence MGKNYIDIEDERGQTLRYRKHVNGRGLIANGAKVHASALVEAGAYVEPGAQIAAGAHIGRGAWIEPDAVIGPDVEIAPHAHIGSGAAIGPRAKIGVRTVVGAHARVAGGSLIGDDEQIADGERVATDRRGLRLAA encoded by the coding sequence GTGGGTAAGAACTACATCGACATCGAAGACGAGCGTGGGCAGACGCTGCGCTATCGCAAGCACGTCAACGGCCGCGGCCTGATCGCCAACGGCGCGAAGGTGCACGCCTCTGCGCTGGTCGAAGCGGGCGCGTATGTCGAACCGGGTGCGCAGATCGCCGCGGGTGCTCACATCGGCCGCGGCGCGTGGATCGAACCGGATGCCGTGATCGGGCCGGACGTGGAGATCGCCCCGCACGCGCACATCGGATCGGGCGCCGCGATCGGCCCTCGCGCCAAGATCGGCGTTCGCACCGTGGTCGGCGCGCACGCGCGCGTGGCGGGCGGATCGCTCATCGGCGACGATGAGCAGATCGCCGACGGCGAGCGCGTCGCAACGGATCGCCGAGGCCTTCGCCTGGCCGCCTGA
- a CDS encoding GMP synthase → MSPLVYVCARPQQGAAAAEYESFRQAMRLDEKELERWDLVRDPWPADAARRWRGAVVGGSPFNVTDPESAKTDAQRRLEGDLAHLAQAAASGETAALFTCYGIGVATRALGGEVTRAYPEDTGPTTVTLTADAQQDRLFGGLASTFAALTAHKEGTGRLPEGAVLLATNDACPVQAYRLGETLYATQFHPEPTGRAFTERMAVYRDDGYFAANDFDRVAARVLAASLTEPVRILRAFSQTF, encoded by the coding sequence ATGTCTCCCCTCGTCTACGTGTGCGCCCGCCCGCAGCAGGGTGCGGCAGCGGCCGAGTACGAATCATTCCGTCAGGCGATGCGCCTGGACGAGAAGGAGTTGGAACGCTGGGATCTCGTGCGCGACCCGTGGCCCGCCGACGCGGCCCGACGCTGGCGCGGTGCCGTTGTGGGCGGCAGTCCCTTCAACGTGACCGATCCCGAGTCGGCCAAGACCGATGCGCAGCGGCGCCTGGAGGGCGACCTCGCCCACCTGGCGCAGGCCGCGGCATCCGGCGAGACCGCCGCACTGTTCACGTGCTACGGCATCGGCGTCGCGACGCGCGCGCTCGGCGGCGAGGTGACCCGGGCGTACCCGGAGGACACCGGACCGACCACGGTCACACTGACCGCGGACGCCCAGCAGGATCGCCTCTTCGGGGGTCTCGCGTCGACGTTCGCGGCACTGACGGCGCACAAGGAAGGCACCGGGCGCCTCCCCGAGGGCGCCGTGCTGCTGGCGACCAACGACGCCTGCCCCGTTCAGGCCTATCGGCTCGGCGAAACGCTCTACGCGACCCAGTTCCACCCCGAACCCACCGGCCGGGCGTTCACCGAGCGCATGGCCGTCTACCGCGACGACGGCTACTTCGCAGCGAACGACTTCGATCGCGTCGCCGCGCGGGTGCTCGCCGCGTCTCTCACCGAGCCGGTGCGGATCCTCCGCGCCTTCTCGCAGACCTTCTGA
- a CDS encoding substrate-binding domain-containing protein has product MSRSPTASASQRIAEAFAWPPELSHRRRDTLACMAGRGTGGTGGRPGRPARPSASARRSPQKNGTKKGTAGTGGAPKGASPKPATSTAPEPARGRFRLGAIEGATPGKWIGTWRERMPHVALELAPLSIADQRQALTTATVDAALVRLPIDRTDLHVIRLYDEVPVVVCAADSHLTAADELTLADLSGEVIIVPQHPPLELEVPGGETPRFAAPETVADAIAIAASGAGIVIVPMSLARLHHRKDAAHRPLTDGPTSSIALAWAAAPATGPDATAAAFVETFIGIVRGRTANSSR; this is encoded by the coding sequence ATGAGCAGATCGCCGACGGCGAGCGCGTCGCAACGGATCGCCGAGGCCTTCGCCTGGCCGCCTGAACTCTCTCATCGTCGGCGGGATACGCTGGCCTGCATGGCCGGACGCGGAACGGGAGGAACGGGCGGGCGACCCGGCAGGCCCGCGCGGCCCTCGGCATCCGCTCGCCGCTCGCCTCAGAAGAATGGGACGAAGAAGGGCACTGCCGGCACCGGTGGGGCGCCGAAGGGGGCAAGCCCGAAACCGGCAACGTCGACGGCGCCCGAACCTGCGCGCGGCCGCTTCCGCCTCGGCGCGATCGAAGGCGCCACTCCGGGAAAGTGGATCGGCACCTGGCGTGAGCGGATGCCGCACGTAGCCCTCGAGCTCGCGCCGTTGAGCATCGCCGACCAACGGCAGGCACTGACGACGGCCACGGTCGACGCGGCTCTCGTGCGTCTGCCGATCGATCGCACCGACCTGCACGTCATCCGTCTGTACGACGAAGTGCCCGTGGTCGTCTGCGCGGCCGACTCCCATCTCACCGCCGCGGACGAGCTGACCCTCGCCGATCTGAGCGGAGAGGTGATCATCGTTCCGCAGCATCCGCCCCTGGAGCTCGAGGTACCAGGCGGCGAGACCCCTCGCTTCGCTGCGCCGGAGACCGTCGCCGACGCCATCGCCATCGCAGCATCCGGCGCGGGAATCGTGATCGTCCCCATGTCGCTGGCGCGGCTGCACCACCGGAAGGATGCCGCGCACCGCCCGCTCACCGACGGACCGACCTCGAGCATCGCTCTGGCGTGGGCGGCCGCTCCGGCGACGGGACCGGACGCCACGGCCGCTGCGTTCGTCGAGACCTTCATCGGCATCGTCCGCGGGCGCACCGCCAACTCGTCGCGGTGA